Proteins from one Sarcophilus harrisii chromosome 2, mSarHar1.11, whole genome shotgun sequence genomic window:
- the LOC100915726 gene encoding biogenesis of lysosome-related organelles complex 1 subunit 2-like, whose product MFSKMAMYLTSKLTTMSEEYKFLENMNKLHILKYLEMKDISVNLNRYLKNQNQKYAALQPYLDQITLIKDQVAALEQAAYKLDAYEKKLETKYKKLERTYKFFSPKTLTPQMFLKS is encoded by the coding sequence ATGTTCTCCAAGATGGCCATGTACCTGACCAGCAAGCTGACAACCATGAGTGAAGAATATAAGTTTCTGGAAAACATGAACAAACTGCACATCTTGAAATACctagaaatgaaagatatttcaGTAAACTTAAATAGATACCTAAAGAACCAAAACCAGAAATATGCAGCACTTCAGCCTTATCTGGATCAGATCACTTTAATTAAAGACCAAGTAGCAGCTCTTGAGCAAGCAGCCTATAAACTGGATGCATAtgaaaagaaactagaaacaaagtacaAGAAGTTAGAGAGGACATATAAATTCTTTAGCCCAAAGACTTTAACTCCCCAAATGTTTCTTAAGAGCTGA